ttaacagCAGTAAACTTAAGACACAAGAGTGAGATTTGTTTTGCCACACTGTTTTTAATTCACGCGTGTCATGTGTATTATAacgaatatattattaaacagttattaCATGCTTTGTAGAACAGCTCGATGTTGCCTTAGACGATGGCCTAGAAGGATGGTTTAAATTCAACGTCAACCAGATAGGATTTTATGTGATAAACTATGAGGAAAACGACTGGCAGAAGATAACTGACCTGTTAAAGAAGAACCATGAGGTAGAAGTATTCCAATTAGATtgatctttaataatattttcctgTACTTAGATAATGATAATCCACAAATACTtatcaattaattttctttttacgactaataatttttttaaaggtgTGGAGCCCATCCAATCGTGCCAACGTCATCAGAGATTCATTTTTCTTAGCACGTGCGGGGTATTTGAAATATTCCGTTTCTCTTGAACTATCCACGTACTTGAAAGACGAGCGCCACCTGGTGCCGTGGGAAACAGCTAATATGGTTCTAAGTTACATTAGTAGACCACTGGAGAACAGCGAATCAAAATTCTTGCTGAAGGTAATACccaaattttaaaacagaacaatAATTAGACATTGTAATGTTCAAAAGATGTTGAAACAAACTCGCTTCGAGTTTAACATactacttttgtattttattctctgttcgcttttatttttcttactggTGCTCGGTAAATTACATGAATCGGTTAagagtattatttatttaagtgaTTATTT
This genomic window from Tachypleus tridentatus isolate NWPU-2018 chromosome 10, ASM421037v1, whole genome shotgun sequence contains:
- the LOC143229477 gene encoding glutamyl aminopeptidase-like; translation: MTILLSEQLDVALDDGLEGWFKFNVNQIGFYVINYEENDWQKITDLLKKNHEVWSPSNRANVIRDSFFLARAGYLKYSVSLELSTYLKDERHLVPWETANMVLSYISRPLENSESKFLLKKYIKPSTADVVAELGWSDENDDHLGKRTRVTVLNLACGVEYEECLNNVTELLRQWKDGKKFEKYCISVWDKSQQF